CTTTGGAATATAAAGAAAACAAAAAATTAATAGGACATATTATTTTTCACGAATACGACAAAGACAGTTACGAAATTGGCTTTATTTTAAGTCAAGACTATTGGTGATGTGGCATAGCAAACGAAATAACAAAATCACTCATTAACTATGCAAAAAATAAAAATATCCATTCACTCATTATCGAATGTGATAAAAAACAATTAGCAACACAAAAAATCGCAACAAATAACAATTTTAAGCTAATAAGTAGCGAGGATTTGTTGGTTTATGAATTAATTTTATAAAATTGCAGTAAAATAAATAATTTAAAAATAAAGAGAGGGAGAGAAAATGTCGGATTTTTCAAAAGAAAATAATGAAACTGCACAGAGAGCAGAGCTTCATAGAAAAATATGGGCTATTGCAGATGATGTTCGTGGAGCCGTAGATGGCTGGGATTTTAAACAATATATATTGGGAATTTTATTTTACAGATTTATTTCTGAAAACTTAAGAGATTATTTTGATGAAAATGAACATTTAGCAGGAGACCCTGATTTTAAATATGCAGAAATTTCAGATGATGAAGCAAAAAGAGATTTTAAAAGTGGAACAATAGAAGAAAAGGGATTTTTCATTTTACCTAGTCAGCTTTTTCAAAATGTAGTAGCAAAAGCAAAAGATAATGAAAACTTAAATACTGAACTTGCTAATATTTTTTCTGACATTGAAAAAAGTGCTATCGGCTCAGAATCTGAGGACGACATAAAAGGACTTTTCGATGATATTGACACAACAAGCAATAGACTTGGTGGAACTGTTGCAGAAAAGAATAAGAGACTAAGAGATATCTTAACAGGAATAGCTCAAATTAATTTTGGAGATTTTAAAGATAATCATATTGATACTTTTGGGGATGCTTATGAATATCTAATTTCTAACTATGCAAGTAATGCTGGAAAATCCGGTGGGGAATTTTTTACTCCACAAACCGTATCAAAACTTTTAGCAAGAATTGTAATGGATGGAAAAGAAAAGATAAACAAAGTGTATGACCCAACTTGTGGAAGCGGAAGTTTACTTTTACAAATGAAAAAGCAATTTGATGAACATATCATAGATGAGGGATTTTTTGGTCAAGAAATTAATATGACTAACTTTAACTTGGCTCGTATGAATATGTTTCTTCACAATGTAAATTACAATGCCTTTTCTATCAAAAGAGGGGACACATTACTTAATCCGCTACATAATGACGAAAAGCCTTTTGATGCAATTGTTTCAAATCCGCCATATTCAATTAAATGGATAGGAGATGCAGACCCTACTTTGATTAATGATGTTCGTTTTGCTCCTGCTGGAAAATTAGCACCGAAATCTTATGCAGACTATGCTTTTATTATGCACTCACTAAGCTATCTTTCAAGTAATGGTAGAGCTGCAATAGTATGCTTTCCGGGAATTTTCTATAGAAAAGGAGCAGAAAGAACAATACGTAAATATTTAATAGATAATAACTTTATAGACTGTGTAATACAATTACCTGAAAATTTATTTTTTGGAACATCAATAGCAACTTGTGTCTTAGTTATGGCTAAAAACAAAACAGAAAACAAGGTGCTTTTTATTGATGCAAGTAAAGAATTTAAAAAAGAAACTAATAACAATATCTTGGAAGAAAAAAATATAAGTGCAATAGTAGAAGAATTTAGAAACAGAACAGACAAAGAATATTTTTCAAGATATGTAGATAGAACTGAAATCGAAGAAAATGACTATAACTTATCTGTTTCTACATATGTGGAAAAAGAAGATACAAGAGAAGTAATCGACATAAAAGTTCTAAACAAAGAAATTGAAGAAACAGTAAAGAAAATAGACGAATTAAGAAGCTCAATAAACGAAATTGTAAAGGAGCTTGAAGATGAGTAAAATAGATGAATTACTAAAGAATGAAAAAGTTGAATGGAAAAAACTTGGAGAAATAGCAGAAATAACAGGAGCAGGAGTAGATAAGAAAAAAGTTTTGGGAGAGTTACCTATAAAACTTTTAAATTATATGGATGTATATAAAAATCAATATATTAATTCTAATATTCCTACGATGAATGTTACGGCACCAGAGAATAAAATACAAAATTGTAATATTGAGTTTGGAGATATATTTGTTACTCCTAGTTCTGAGACCACAGACGATATTTTTAGGTCAGGGGTAGCAACTGAGGATATTTTTAATACTGTATATTCATACCATATAATGAGGGTTCGCTTAAAAAATAAATCTTTTATTACGTCTTGTTATTTAAATTATTTATTTCAAAGTGAAAATTTTAGAGAAAAATTATATAAAAGAGTATTTGGAAATACTAGAAAGACAATTGCTAAAAGTGAAATAGAACAATTGCAAATACCTATTCCATCAATAGAAACTCAAGAAAAAATTGTAAAAACACTTGACAAATTTACAAATTATGTTACTAAATTACAGTCTGAATTACAGTCTAGAACTAAACAGTATGAATATTATAGAGATATGCTTTTAAGCGAAGAATATTTGAATAAAATTTCTACTGAAATAATGAGTTCAGATAATAATAGAGAAATAACTTTTTGTAGAATTAAAGATGTTTGTAATAGACAAAAAGGGATAAATATAACAGCAGAAAAAATGAAAGAATTGAACAATGACGATTCACCAGTTAAAATATTTGCAGGAGGAAGTACAACTGCACATCTTGATGTTGATGTAGTTGGTAAAAAGAATGTTATTGAAATTCCAAGTGTAATTGTTAAATCTAGAGGAAATATTGATTTTGAATATTATGATAAACCATTTAGTCACAAAAATGAAATGTGGTCATATTCAACTATAAATGATGAAGTTCTTAGTATAAAGTTTTTATTTTATTTACTAAAAAATAATTTGAAATATTTTAAAGATAATTCAATATCAGGGAAATTGCCACAAATATCAACAGGAGTAACTGATAATTATAAAATTCCAATTATACCAATTGTAATACAAAACAAAGTAGTTGAAATTCTTGATAA
Above is a genomic segment from Parvimonas micra containing:
- a CDS encoding type I restriction-modification system subunit M, whose translation is MSDFSKENNETAQRAELHRKIWAIADDVRGAVDGWDFKQYILGILFYRFISENLRDYFDENEHLAGDPDFKYAEISDDEAKRDFKSGTIEEKGFFILPSQLFQNVVAKAKDNENLNTELANIFSDIEKSAIGSESEDDIKGLFDDIDTTSNRLGGTVAEKNKRLRDILTGIAQINFGDFKDNHIDTFGDAYEYLISNYASNAGKSGGEFFTPQTVSKLLARIVMDGKEKINKVYDPTCGSGSLLLQMKKQFDEHIIDEGFFGQEINMTNFNLARMNMFLHNVNYNAFSIKRGDTLLNPLHNDEKPFDAIVSNPPYSIKWIGDADPTLINDVRFAPAGKLAPKSYADYAFIMHSLSYLSSNGRAAIVCFPGIFYRKGAERTIRKYLIDNNFIDCVIQLPENLFFGTSIATCVLVMAKNKTENKVLFIDASKEFKKETNNNILEEKNISAIVEEFRNRTDKEYFSRYVDRTEIEENDYNLSVSTYVEKEDTREVIDIKVLNKEIEETVKKIDELRSSINEIVKELEDE